The genomic DNA TAGTCTACGGTTTAGGGAGAGGGGACGGGTGTagggggaggtgggagagagagagagagagggagagaacgaTGAAAGGGGAATTGACGACAAGGGGAAAGTTATGGGTGCCAAGAGGGTAATATGCAACAAAAGACAAGCATTGTGTCTCTTGTTGAGAGAttatgttattagctgttgtgtgtgtgtgtgtgtgtgtgtgtgtgtgtgtgtgtgtgtgtgtgtgtgtgtgtgtgtgtgtgtgtgtgtgtgtgtgtgtgtgtgtgtgtgtactcacctagttgtactcacctatatgtgcttgcaggatcgagcattgactcttggatcccgcctttctagctatcggttgtttacagcaatgactcctgtcccatttccctatcatacctagttttaaaagtatgaatagtatttgcttccacaacctgttccccaagtgcattccatttttctactactctcacgctaaaagaaaacttcctaacatctctgtgactcatctgagtttccagtttccacccatgtcccctcgttctgttattattacgtgtgaacatttcatctatttccactttgtcaattcccctgagtattttatatgtccctatcatatctcctctctcccttcttttctctagtgtcgtaaggttcagttccttcagccgctcttcatatcccatccctcgtagctctgggacaagcctcgtcgcaaacctctgaaccttctccagtttctttatgtgtttcttcaggtgggggctccatgatggcgcggcatactctaagacaggtctcacgtaggcagtgtaaagcgccctaaaagcttcctcatttaggtttctgaatgaagttctaattttcgccagtgtagagtacgctgctgtcgttatcctatttatatgtgcctcaggagttagattaggtgtcacatccactcccaggtctctttctcgaatcgttacaggtaggctgttccccttcattgtgtactgtccctttggtctcctgtcacctgatcccatttccataactttacatttactggtgttaaactccagtagccatttccctgaccctgtgtgtgtgtgtgtgtgtgtgtgtgtgggtgtgtgtgtgtgtgtgctcacctatttgtactcacctatttgtgcttgcgggggttgagctttggctctttggtcccgcctctcaactgtcaatcaactggtgtacagatgcctgagcctactggactctatcatatctacatttgaaactgtgtatggagtcagcctccatacagCCTCCAGTCTCCACAGcctccagcctgtgtgtgtgtgtgtgtgtgtgtgtgtgtgtgtgtgtactcacctaatacatGTTTTGTGGGAAAGTTGAAGTTCTCTCGAATATGAACGGTATTTGACCATTCCTCAGAAAGCGACCAACAACAGTCGACCAACAACCAagttcctaattactgctaggtgaacagaggcaacgggtGCAAGGAGACGCGCCTAGCTGTCTCGCCCTgcccaggatgtgtgtgtgtgtgtgtgtgtgtgtgtgtgtgtgtgtgcgtgcgtgtgtggggaTGCACACGTAAATGTCATCATCTAAATGGCAGTGCTATACTGAGAGTGTGTTCCTAAAATCATTCTTCTGAGCAGACAGTTGTCCAAACTTCGAATCTCTTTTCTTATGTTTTGTTGCTATATCTTCAAGTCAAGTTGTGAAGCGAAGACGCTTCAGCATCTTCCCTATCCCGTGTAATTTAGGAAAATTATATCAATCAAGTTATACTTTGTGTTCATACAGCTCATTTGTGTCTTTAAAGTCTATCTTTATCCTCAACTTGAGAGGATAAACtactacacaatcgacttgagaatggtccaggacggatcgaaacgtcgtcgtcccttcactttctagtgtgtggtcaactTATCCTCTACTTCTCCTGGCCTGAATGGTAAACATAGCATTTTTGTCTATATTCAAAATAATATTAGAGTAAGTGGCATGGCTTTGACTCATACACAGagtaggaagagagagaaagtgatATGACTTTAGTCATGCACAGAGTAGGAAGAGAAAGTGATATGACTTTAGTCATACACAGAGTAGGAAGAGAAAGTGATATGACTTTAGTCATACACAGAGTAGGAAGAGAAAGTGATATGACTTTAGTCATACACAGAGTAGGAAGAGAAAGTGATATGACTTTAGTCATACACAGAGTAGGAAGAGAAAGTGATATGACTTTAGTCATACACAGAGTAGGAAGAGAAAGCGATATGGCTTAAGTCATACACAGAGTAGGAAGAGAAAGTGATATGGCTTAAGTCATACACAGAGTAGGAAGAAAGAGAAAGTGATATGGCTTAAGTCTTACACAGAGTTGGAAGAGAGAAAAAGTGATATGGCTGAAGTCATACACAGATTAGGAAGAGAGAAAGCGTAACTCCCAATatacagtgatggaccaccagaaagttgactctgtattattgaatttggacaagccAGAAATATTTATAACCGCAACACAAATATAAAACCTAACTTAGACTAACCTCTCCTAGCACTCCTGTGCCTAATACTTGCTAACTTagtcctaatatagtacatatttgtGACAAAACTGGTCCTAGGAATATCAAAGTTATTTTTTGCTCTAATTTTGTTCCAGGATTCGATCAAATTAAGAGTACAAAAAGTGGTTTATTGgcagtccatcactacatattggtactttggaCCAAATAGGTACTgtaagtactatcatttcagAATGATGGGTTGGATAGGGGgagatgttgttaaagattcgctacttggaacaaacagtttcaagtagcacgggctatggtgagcccgtaatagagagagagagagagagagagagagagagagagagagagagagagagagagagagagagagagagagtgagagctctATACTCAGTAGCTGCATACGGAGGTGGAAAGTATCGGAACTtcagcttatcttgagatgatttcgggggcttagtatcctcgtggcccggtcctcgaccaggcctccacccccaggaagcagcccgtgacagctgactaactcccaggtccctatttactgctaggtaacaagggcatcaaggtaaagaaactctgcccattgtttctcgccggcgccctggatcgaacccggaatcacaggatcacgcgtccagtattCTGTCCGCTTAGCCACCGGTGCTAATTCGCTAAAATTACCAGAGATTAACCGCGTATCACCTTAGGATGTGATGTTGTTCTGAGATCTGATCCTGTCGATGTGTTGGGAGAAACTGTCGGGGCGTAACCCAGCTACAGGTAATGAATGCAAAATGACGTCCTTGAGGTAAAatagggttaccttaccttgaggttaccttgaggtgcttccggggcttagcgtccccgcggcccggtcgtcgaccaggcctcctggttgccggactgatcaaccaggctgttggacgcggctactcgtagcctgacgtatgagccacagcttggttgatcaggtatcctttggaggtgcttatccagttctctcttgaacactgtaaggggCGGTCCCTCACAGCGGTGAGGTTGAAATAAGGAAAAAAAAGACGCTCATTGGGACTGAAGTATCTCCACTGGTCGAAAAAAATGAAGTGAATATCTACCTACATTATCATTTATTATCCACTACATTAGCATAAATTACTAACAAAAGCCGCTCTTATGTAAGCTCTTTATACGAGTCCAACTCGAGATAAATATCCAGTCCTTGGCCCGTGCCTATACTGACTGGCGTACGCGTTTAGGAAACTGACACAATGTATATACAAGACACACAAAATTTCATCCCCTGTGTGtccccacctcttcctccccAACTCTTCCCCATAAACTACGCCAGGCAATGGTGTAGCATTGATGCCAAGATCTCTGATCCTTCACACACACTTGAGAGGAgagctctctcacacacacacaaatggcgaGTCGATTCATGACCTGTGTCGATCTAAAGCGTGATTTACGAGTCCCATTTTTCAGGTGGACTTGACTGTATAGAACTGGAAGAGTTAGGATGACGGGAACTCCGGCCTCTCGCTCAGGACGGGGAAATAGGTTGAGATGAATATAAAGAAAAAAAGATTCAATGTGTTTTTTTTCTGTGCACTTTTTAATTATTCATTTTGGTCTAGATTTGGGttttgaaggagagagagagagagagagagagagagagagagagagagagagagagagagagagagagagagagagagagagagagagagagagagagaaagcaagatTAACCTTTGTGATTAAAAATCCAAACTCGAAGCAGCAACCACTCTGTAGGTTGCAGCTGGAGATCACGTGATCCCATTTACCCAGTAATTATCCCAAACTGCAAGTTACTGTCTTAACTGTTCCTCAAGGCGGTGCTGCTGCCGCCTGGAGTGCTGCTGCAGCAGCTGCTGGAGTTGGTGGTTATAatgtgtgttgtgtttgggtagaatgaggggttgtggtgtgtgtggttcgtTGTATGTGAAGTGTGGTTGTAAAATGGTGTTTTTAGGTACCACAACAGGGTAATGTGAAGGTTGTTTGGTTGTAGTTAGCTGTTTGTAACGTGTTGTTAGGCTGAGTACTTATCTTGGTGAATAGGTACTTACCTACCAGTATTTACCTATCACTGACTATGAACAAGTGAGCTCTAGCTCTCTATGCCCCGTCTACTAGTCTTGTGGTTTAGGCAGTGGTGATTCTGGTGCTTGTGGATGGTAGTAGAGAAGATGATATAGTGAGTGTCGCGTGCTTGGCGGTGATAGTGAGATATAGTGTATGTGATTTAGGGATTGTAGTGGTAAAGAGGGTTAGTTACATCAGTGGAGACGGTGGGTGCAGAAGCACACATGGTAGCACACTGTTTGGTCGTGGGGAGTAAATATTGTAGTTGATTAGGAGTTAAAATAATGTATGATGGATGTTATTCTCTCGTAAAACCTTCATTTTATGACCAGGACAGTCATATTTGTGACCAGGACAGTCATATTTGTGACCAGGAGTCATATTTGTGACCAGGACAGTCATATTTGTGAGCAGGACAGTCATATTTGTGACCAGGAGTCATATTTGTGAGCAGGACAGTCATATTTGTGACCAGGACAGTCACATTTGTGACCAGGAGTCATATTTGTGACCAGGACAGTCACATTTGTGACCAGGACAGTCATATTTGTGACCAGGAGTCATATTTGTGACCAGGAGTCATATTTGTGACCAGGACAGTCACATTTGTGACCAGGAGTCATATTTGTGACCAGGACAGTCATATTTGTGACCAGGACAGTCATATTTGTGACCAGGAGTCATATTTGTGACCAGGACAGTCATATTTGTGACCAGGAGTCATATTTGTGACCAGGAGTCATATTTGTGACCAGGACAGTCACATTTGTGACCAGGAGTCATATTTGTGACCAGGACAGTCATATTTGTGACCAGGACAGTCATATTTGTGACCAGGAGTCATATTTGTGACCAGGACAGTCATATTTGTGACCAGGAGTCATATTTGTGACCAGGACAGTCACATTTGTGACCAGGAGTCATATTTGTGACCAGGAGTCATATTTGTGACCAGGTCAGTCACATTTGTGACCAGGAGTCATATTTGTGACCAGGTCAGTCACATTTGTGACCAGGAGTCTCATTTGTGACCAGGTCAGTCACATTTGTGACCAGGACAGTCATATTTGTGACCAGGAGTCATATTTGTGACCAGGTCAGTCACATTTGTGACCAGGAGTCATATTTGTGACCAGGTCAGTCACATTTGTGACCAGGACAGTCATATTTGTGACCAGGTCAGTCACATTTGTGACCAGGAGTCATATTTGTGACCAGGACAGTCATATTTGTGACCAGGTCAGTCACATTTGTAAATTGAAGAAATATTCGTAAAATCTAGCTGAATATTTGGCATGGTGGCTCAGCACTCTCTGGTATGATGAAATAATCCCCTCCAGGTGAAGGGGATTCCTCACGTCCCGTGTTGGAAGCCTCGCTGGTATATTCTGAGGGTGTCGGCAGCGCCTCCACTAATGCACTTCTCTGATGCGGTTTCTGCAAGCTGAGTGCTCACCAGCCTTATATTCATGTAGTTCTTTTATGTGAAAGTCCATTCCAAGTTGAAGGATATTGTTTAATACAAATAACATCTATTGTTAATACTAATGGAGAGCTAGTCCACTTCAGGTCAACTCCCACATGAGTTTATATATGTAAACAGGACAATTTTCAAGTGGTATACTGATCCGCactctaatgaacaaatccacaagggccgtgacgaggattcgaacttacgtccgagatcatcccagacgctgcctttattgaCTGAGCTCTCAGTCGCTGCACTCTAATGGATTGTAAGTTTTGGGGCTCGTGTAGGGGTAGCTCGGTGTAGCAAAGGTGTAGCTCGGTGTAGCAAAGGTGTAGCAAAGGTGTAGCAAAGGTGTAGCAAAGGTATAGCTCGGTGTAGCAAAGGTATAGCTCGGTGTAGCAAAGGTGTAGCTCGGTGTAGCAAAGGTATAGCTCGGTGTAGCAAAGGTGTAGCTCGGTGTAGCAAAGGTGTAGCTCGGTGTAGCAAAGGTATAGCTCGGTGTAGCAAAGGTGTAGCTCGGTGTAGCAAAGGTATAGCTCGGTGTAGCAAAGGTATAGCTCGGTGTAGCAAAGGTTTAGCTCGGTGTAGCAAAGGTGTAGCTCGGTGTAACAAAGGTGTAGCTCGGTGTAGCAAAGGTGTAGCTCGGTGTAGCAAAGGTGTAGCTCGGTGTAGCAAAGGTGTAGCTCGGTGTAGCAAAGGTGTAGCTCGGTGTAGCAAAGGTGTAGCTCGTTCAGTACAAATATAATTAGATGATAAAGGAAGAGAATGGGTGAGATGTTTATCCTGATTTTGAAAGCATTATTACCGGGCTTTATTTCTATTTTTATATAAAGGTCACGAGCTAGACGCGCGAGTAATTGTGGCGTCAGTGAGCGGTTGATCAGTGGGTGGGTGGTCAGTGGGCGGTTGATCAGTGGGTGGGTGGACAGTGGCAGGTGGGTGACCAGTGGGCAGTGGCTTAACTGATAACTTGATAAATGAccataatttgcccgtactcccATAACCAGACGTTCCAGCCACAACGTCTGGTTTATgggagtacgggcaaattatgaTCATGTCTCAAGGCCCGCCACTTTACAAGCATACAGACGTTACTACACTTTGTAAATATTTGACACATCTCAGCTCCTCTGATGTCTACAGAGCAGACAATATTACTATTTATACGAGAGagcaagacagacagacatagagacaagataaagacaaATAaaacacagagaaagacagatatagagactcaatcgacttgagaatggtccaggacggaccgaaatgtcgtcgtcccttcaccttctaatgtgtggtctggtcaacttactttagccacgttattgtgactcatcgcctgcagagatAGAGACTGTAgcaagacggatgcatagatggatatatatatattgatagatggatagatagatggatagatgaatgtACAGATGGATGAATGAATAAAATAATaaagggatggatggatagacggcTAGAAAGGTGGATATATTGGTAAATTGTTTGGgaagatgaatggatagatgagAAGATAcactgataaacagatagattaatggttggaGAAATAGTTGcatagatggatagacagatggaCAGAAAAAattaatagatggatagatagatagatgaatagattgatgagataaatggatggatagatgaatgaatacatggatggatagatgaatggattGATTGATGAGATAgagggatggatagatgaatggatacatggatggatacatggatagatagaaagGAATATACATAGAGTGATGTAATACATGACAAACACTACAAACAACGAGTTTTATCCATAATATACAATACCATACAACTCTATGAGCATAAAAATAcacaaaatcagcatgaaaataaaaacaaaatcagcatgaaaataaaatatatctAAGTGCTTTTATTTCTTCCTTTGTTCTTTcctttgattttttgtttttaaattttatGAGGAAATAtttagtcatctgtatttttaacTTCCTCCTCATGTCCTCTGGGCAAGGGCCTCGATCCCAAACTCTTGAAAGTGAGAGACgagataatgtcgttaacattgtCTCATTAATTTTTAATCTCAAAATGAGGATGTGTAGCCTTATGAAATTCTAATCATGTAGAGAGTCTTGGGAGACTATTAATCTCAAGATGTTTACTCGCGACAATG from Procambarus clarkii isolate CNS0578487 chromosome 32, FALCON_Pclarkii_2.0, whole genome shotgun sequence includes the following:
- the LOC138370534 gene encoding oviduct-specific glycoprotein-like → MTSLSKGIARCSKGVARCSKGIARCSKGVARCSKGVARCSKGIARCSKGVARCSKGIARCSKGIARCSKGLARCSKGVARCNKGVARCSKGVARCSKGVARCSKGVARCSKGVARCSKGVARSVQI